One Malaclemys terrapin pileata isolate rMalTer1 chromosome 21, rMalTer1.hap1, whole genome shotgun sequence DNA window includes the following coding sequences:
- the LOC128827346 gene encoding collagen alpha-1(III) chain-like, with product MAELKKELLALRAQLGYKSQALASLQQRQGSPGTDAQGEIPSMAPDGQGDAPPPPEDPSQGLQGARAGLRGGRTMASTQQLSTPLPPPPKAITPPGLTDVSSPSPGAGPAGPRPGAGQSPGAADPAGDGAVQATHRALLFSNKI from the coding sequence ATGGCTGAGCTGAAGAAGGAGCTGCTGGCCCTGCGTGCCCAGCTGGGCTACAAGAGCCAGGCGCTGGCCAGTCTGCAGCAGCGCCAGGGCTCCCCAGGGACCGACGCACAAGGTGAGATCCCCTCCATGGCTCCAGACGGACAGGGGgacgccccccccccgcctgaggACCCTTCCCAGGGTCTGCAAGGGGCACGAGCCGGCCTGAGGGGCGGCAGGACCATGGCATCCACCCAGCAGctcagcacacccctccccccgccccccaaagccATAACTCCTCCAGGCCTCACTGAcgtctcttcccccagccctggtgcAGGCCCTGCGGGACCACGACCGGGagcaggccagagccctggggccgcGGATCCAGCTGGTGATGGAGCAGTGCAGGCAACGCATCGAGCGTtattattctctaataaaatttaa